A single genomic interval of Cyanobacteria bacterium GSL.Bin1 harbors:
- the rpsH gene encoding 30S ribosomal protein S8, whose amino-acid sequence MASTDTISDMLTRIRNACMVQHETTVVPYNKMNRNIARVLKEEGFIDSYEEVGEGLKKQVLISLRYQGRNRKPIIKKLMRVSRPGLRVYSNHKELPRVLGGIGIAIISTSSGIMTDREARKRGIGGEILCYVW is encoded by the coding sequence ATGGCCTCGACAGATACCATCTCGGATATGCTCACGCGGATTCGCAATGCTTGCATGGTTCAACACGAAACAACCGTTGTTCCTTACAACAAAATGAACCGCAACATTGCTCGCGTTTTGAAAGAAGAAGGCTTTATCGATAGCTATGAAGAAGTCGGTGAAGGCTTGAAAAAACAAGTGTTAATTTCGTTACGATATCAAGGTCGTAATCGCAAACCCATTATCAAGAAACTGATGCGGGTGAGTCGACCGGGTTTGAGAGTCTATTCCAATCATAAAGAGCTGCCCCGCGTCCTTGGTGGAATTGGCATTGCCATTATCTCCACCTCCAGCGGTATTATGACGGATCGCGAAGCCCGTAAGCGGGGCATTGGCGGGGAAATTCTCTGCTATGTCTGGTAA
- the rplP gene encoding 50S ribosomal protein L16 yields MLSPKRTKFRKQQRGRMKGLSHRGNTINFGDFALQAIEPCWINSRQIEAARRAMNRYLRRGGKIWIRIFPDKPITMRAAETRMGSGKGNPEYWVAVVKPGRIMFEIGGVNKDVAQEAMRLAAQKLPIKTKFLVREE; encoded by the coding sequence ATGCTAAGTCCTAAGCGAACAAAATTTCGGAAACAACAAAGAGGGCGAATGAAAGGGCTCTCTCACCGTGGGAACACCATCAACTTTGGTGATTTTGCCCTGCAAGCGATTGAACCCTGCTGGATTAACTCTCGCCAAATTGAAGCCGCTCGTCGGGCGATGAACCGCTACCTCCGTCGGGGTGGAAAAATTTGGATTCGGATTTTTCCTGATAAACCCATTACCATGCGGGCGGCAGAAACGCGGATGGGATCCGGGAAAGGTAACCCCGAATATTGGGTCGCTGTTGTTAAACCGGGTCGCATCATGTTTGAAATTGGTGGCGTGAATAAAGACGTTGCCCAAGAAGCAATGCGCCTGGCGGCCCAAAAACTCCCGATCAAAACGAAGTTTTTAGTCCGTGAAGAATAA
- the rplN gene encoding 50S ribosomal protein L14 produces MIQQETILNVADNSGARKIQCLRVMRAGNCPYGRIGDVIIGVVKDALPNMQVKKSDIIRAVIVRTRYPERRDSGMSIRFDDNAAVIINADNNPRGTRVFGPVARELRDKNFTKIVSLAPEVL; encoded by the coding sequence ATGATCCAACAAGAGACCATTCTTAACGTTGCTGACAACAGCGGTGCTCGTAAAATCCAATGCTTGCGTGTGATGCGCGCCGGTAACTGTCCTTACGGGCGAATTGGGGATGTGATTATTGGCGTTGTCAAAGATGCCCTCCCCAACATGCAAGTGAAAAAATCTGACATTATCCGTGCCGTGATTGTACGGACTCGTTATCCTGAACGCCGAGACAGTGGGATGAGTATTCGCTTTGACGATAACGCAGCAGTCATTATCAACGCCGATAATAATCCCAGAGGAACCCGGGTCTTCGGTCCTGTCGCTCGGGAACTGCGGGACAAAAACTTTACCAAAATTGTTTCTCTAGCGCCGGAGGTTTTGTAA
- a CDS encoding 50S ribosomal protein L24, producing the protein MPRKNRTQTTPKRYKMHVKKGDTVQVISGKDKGKVGEIQRVIPKESRVVVEGVNVRTKHQKPTQEGEKGQIITFEAPIHSSNVMLYSNKESCASRISYTYTEDGRKVRMLKKTGEIID; encoded by the coding sequence ATGCCTAGAAAAAATCGGACGCAAACCACCCCGAAACGGTACAAAATGCACGTCAAAAAAGGCGACACGGTGCAAGTCATTTCCGGAAAAGACAAAGGCAAAGTCGGCGAAATTCAACGAGTGATCCCGAAAGAATCACGAGTTGTGGTGGAAGGAGTGAATGTGCGGACCAAGCACCAAAAACCCACCCAAGAAGGGGAAAAAGGGCAAATTATCACCTTTGAAGCCCCCATTCATAGCTCTAACGTGATGCTCTATTCCAACAAAGAATCTTGCGCCTCTCGGATTAGCTATACCTACACCGAAGATGGACGTAAAGTGAGGATGCTCAAAAAAACCGGCGAAATCATTGATTAA
- the rplF gene encoding 50S ribosomal protein L6: MSRIGKLPIPIPQKVEITVDGKQVKVKGPKGELEQTMPDFVTIEQEDNQILVQRVNDSRKARERHGLARTLVANMVHGVSQGFERRLQIQGVGYRAQVQGRNLILNVGYSHPVEITPPDGIQINVEKNTEIIISGINKELVGNLTATIRAVRPPEPYKGKGIRFLGEQVRQKAGKAGKK; encoded by the coding sequence ATGTCACGGATTGGTAAATTGCCGATTCCTATTCCCCAAAAAGTAGAAATCACCGTTGATGGCAAACAGGTGAAAGTCAAAGGACCGAAAGGGGAATTAGAACAGACCATGCCTGATTTTGTCACCATTGAACAAGAAGACAATCAAATTTTGGTACAGCGAGTCAATGATTCTCGTAAAGCACGGGAACGTCATGGTTTAGCTCGCACTCTCGTTGCCAATATGGTGCATGGGGTCTCCCAAGGGTTTGAACGACGCCTCCAAATTCAAGGGGTAGGGTATCGGGCGCAAGTGCAAGGACGCAACTTAATCTTGAACGTCGGTTACAGCCACCCCGTTGAAATCACCCCCCCCGACGGGATTCAAATTAACGTGGAAAAAAATACAGAAATCATTATTAGTGGCATTAATAAAGAATTGGTCGGTAACTTGACAGCAACCATTCGCGCTGTTCGTCCGCCAGAACCCTACAAAGGGAAAGGGATTCGCTTTCTGGGAGAACAAGTCCGACAAAAAGCGGGTAAAGCAGGGAAGAAATAG
- a CDS encoding 50S ribosomal protein L29, whose product MPLPKIADARALSDEELSQEIIAAKRELFNLRFKQGTRQEDQAKPHEFKHLKHRIAQLLTVEREREIAQATPSSNTAEE is encoded by the coding sequence ATGCCTTTACCTAAAATTGCTGATGCACGGGCGTTAAGCGATGAAGAACTCTCCCAAGAAATCATTGCTGCCAAACGAGAACTCTTCAATTTGCGCTTTAAACAGGGAACTCGCCAAGAAGATCAGGCGAAACCTCATGAATTTAAGCATCTTAAGCATCGCATTGCGCAATTGCTCACCGTCGAACGGGAACGAGAAATTGCTCAAGCCACTCCCTCATCCAACACAGCGGAGGAATAA
- the rpsC gene encoding 30S ribosomal protein S3, whose product MGQKIHPTGLRLGITKEHLSCWYADSKRYPELLQEDFQIRNYIDKTLNNAGISATEIERKADQISLQIHTARPGVVVGRGGSGIESLRVGLQQLLGGNRQISINVSEVARVDADAVLIAEYITQQLERRVSFRRVVRQAMQRAQRAEVQGIKIQISGRLNGAEIARTEWTREGRVPLHTLRADIDYAYRTAETIYGILGVKVWVFKGEILPEDEDQQAEASPTPRRQPRRQKFEDRSGEN is encoded by the coding sequence ATGGGACAAAAGATTCATCCAACCGGGTTGCGACTCGGCATTACCAAAGAGCATCTTTCCTGTTGGTATGCCGATTCCAAGCGCTATCCCGAACTCTTACAAGAAGACTTCCAAATTCGGAATTACATCGACAAAACCCTGAATAATGCAGGGATTTCTGCCACAGAAATTGAGCGCAAAGCCGATCAAATTAGCCTGCAAATTCACACCGCTCGTCCTGGGGTGGTCGTAGGTCGTGGCGGCAGCGGCATTGAATCTCTGCGCGTTGGGCTCCAGCAGCTCCTTGGTGGAAACCGGCAAATTAGTATCAATGTTAGTGAAGTTGCTCGTGTTGATGCGGATGCGGTTTTAATCGCAGAATACATTACTCAGCAGCTCGAACGTCGGGTTTCCTTCCGTCGCGTCGTTCGTCAAGCCATGCAACGGGCGCAGCGTGCCGAAGTACAAGGCATCAAAATTCAAATCAGCGGGCGACTCAACGGAGCAGAAATTGCTCGTACGGAATGGACACGAGAAGGACGGGTGCCCCTACATACGCTCCGAGCCGATATTGATTATGCTTATCGCACCGCAGAAACCATCTACGGCATTTTAGGCGTCAAAGTCTGGGTCTTCAAAGGAGAAATTCTTCCCGAAGACGAAGACCAACAAGCCGAAGCGTCCCCAACTCCCCGTCGCCAACCGCGTCGTCAAAAATTTGAAGATCGTTCTGGTGAAAATTAG
- the rplE gene encoding 50S ribosomal protein L5, whose amino-acid sequence MTQRLKTTYFDTIAPQLQKEFSYSNVHEIPKLVKVTVNRGLGEASQNAKALELSVQEIATITGQKPVVTRAKKAIAGFKVRQGMPVGVMVTLRGERMYAFLDRLINVALPRIRDFRGISPRSFDGRGNYNLGLREQILFPEIEYDNIDQIRGMDIAIITTAKTDEEGRALLKAMGMPFREQ is encoded by the coding sequence ATGACACAGCGACTAAAAACGACTTATTTTGACACCATTGCTCCCCAACTCCAAAAAGAGTTTAGTTACAGCAATGTTCATGAAATTCCGAAATTGGTGAAAGTCACCGTGAACCGAGGATTAGGAGAAGCTTCTCAAAATGCCAAAGCCTTAGAATTATCAGTTCAAGAAATTGCCACCATTACCGGTCAAAAACCGGTGGTCACTCGGGCAAAAAAAGCGATCGCGGGCTTTAAAGTCCGCCAGGGTATGCCCGTCGGGGTCATGGTTACCTTACGGGGGGAACGGATGTATGCTTTCCTCGATCGTTTAATCAACGTTGCCCTGCCTAGAATTCGGGACTTTCGCGGGATTAGTCCCCGCAGCTTTGATGGACGCGGTAACTATAACTTAGGCTTGCGAGAACAAATTCTTTTCCCGGAAATTGAATACGACAATATTGATCAAATTCGTGGGATGGATATTGCCATCATCACTACCGCCAAAACCGATGAAGAAGGTCGCGCCCTACTCAAAGCGATGGGAATGCCCTTCCGAGAACAATAA
- the rpsQ gene encoding 30S ribosomal protein S17 codes for MTTKERIGVVVSNKMQKTVVVAVENRAPSRKYGKTVVTTKRYKVHDENNDCQEGDRVRIQETRPLSKTKRWTVAAIIESASGQEPPQALTSEPEEQ; via the coding sequence ATGACAACCAAAGAACGGATTGGCGTTGTGGTCAGTAACAAAATGCAGAAAACCGTTGTGGTAGCGGTAGAAAACCGTGCCCCCAGTCGGAAATATGGCAAAACCGTTGTTACGACTAAACGCTACAAAGTCCACGATGAGAACAACGATTGTCAAGAAGGCGATCGCGTTCGCATCCAAGAAACCCGTCCTCTTTCAAAAACCAAACGTTGGACGGTTGCAGCTATTATCGAATCGGCTAGCGGTCAAGAACCGCCTCAAGCTCTTACCTCAGAACCAGAAGAACAATGA
- the rplV gene encoding 50S ribosomal protein L22, whose product MPVDTSVETKAIARYIRMSPHKVRRVLDQIRGRSYREALIILEFMPYRACDPVLKALRSAAANAEHNQGLDRANLIISKAYADGGPTLRRFRPRAQGRAYQIRKPTCHITIAVAPTTEE is encoded by the coding sequence ATGCCAGTAGATACCAGTGTTGAAACCAAAGCGATCGCGCGCTATATCCGAATGTCTCCCCATAAAGTGCGACGGGTGCTAGACCAAATTCGCGGTCGCTCCTATCGAGAAGCGCTAATTATTTTAGAATTTATGCCGTACCGCGCCTGTGACCCGGTTTTAAAGGCACTGCGTTCAGCAGCAGCTAATGCCGAGCATAATCAAGGGCTCGATCGCGCCAACTTGATCATTAGTAAAGCCTATGCCGATGGCGGACCGACCCTGAGACGGTTCCGTCCTCGCGCCCAAGGACGTGCTTACCAAATCCGTAAACCCACCTGTCACATTACCATCGCTGTCGCGCCAACTACCGAAGAATAG